One window of the Sphaerochaeta associata genome contains the following:
- the miaA gene encoding tRNA (adenosine(37)-N6)-dimethylallyltransferase MiaA: MKSISKHPTKSNAFEHSIFIFGPTGVGKTELLLDLDPQRFSVINADSIQVYRYLDIGSAKASQAVRCAIEHHLIDIRDPWQQFSVGNFIEEADKACLLIHEQGKIPVISGGTAYYFKHFLYGLSEAPPSDETIRNALAQRIEQEGRTWAYQYLQHVDPVSAGRIHPSDMYRVSRALEVWETCRRPLSSFSLPTTPRNGMRPLVIGLYRQSEVLRHRLNLRVQAMFDEGLVDEIRGLLRMGAESWWPGLQGIGYREFFPGHGTRRVVSFHHCRPD; the protein is encoded by the coding sequence GTGAAATCCATTTCGAAACACCCGACGAAGAGTAACGCATTCGAACACAGTATTTTCATCTTCGGCCCCACGGGGGTCGGAAAGACAGAACTTCTGCTGGATCTTGATCCGCAGAGGTTTTCTGTTATCAATGCAGATTCGATTCAAGTCTACCGCTATCTCGATATTGGTTCCGCCAAGGCATCCCAGGCGGTCCGCTGTGCCATTGAACACCACTTGATCGACATTCGCGACCCCTGGCAGCAGTTCTCGGTCGGCAACTTCATCGAGGAAGCCGACAAGGCCTGTCTTCTGATTCACGAGCAGGGAAAAATTCCTGTGATCAGCGGGGGAACCGCCTACTACTTCAAGCACTTTCTCTACGGGCTCAGTGAAGCCCCTCCCAGTGATGAAACCATTCGCAATGCATTGGCTCAACGTATTGAACAGGAAGGCAGGACCTGGGCGTACCAATACCTGCAGCACGTCGATCCCGTCAGTGCCGGGCGCATCCACCCCAGTGATATGTACCGGGTAAGCCGTGCTCTCGAGGTCTGGGAGACTTGCCGTCGGCCGCTGAGCAGTTTTTCCCTTCCTACCACGCCACGCAATGGCATGCGGCCCTTGGTCATAGGCCTCTATCGCCAGAGCGAGGTTCTTAGGCACAGGCTCAACCTCCGGGTGCAAGCCATGTTCGACGAGGGTCTGGTTGATGAGATCCGTGGCCTGTTAAGAATGGGTGCAGAGTCTTGGTGGCCCGGCCTTCAAGGAATAGGATATCGTGAATTTTTTCCAGGCCATGGAACACGGCGAGTGGTCTCATTCCATCATTGCCGACCAGATTGA
- the cmk gene encoding (d)CMP kinase, whose amino-acid sequence MRIAISGKSGCGNTTVSHMVAEELGYPMINFTFRTLSEEKGIEFWTFCRMAEESDEFDLEVDRRQVEMALAQPNCVLGSRLAIWMLKEADLKIYLTASSLERARRITQREGGSLEERLEQTRRRDANDSARYKRLYDIDNSDTSFADMVIDTSALEAEEVARLIIKEARAREAR is encoded by the coding sequence GTGCGTATTGCTATTAGTGGAAAGAGCGGTTGTGGAAATACCACGGTCTCGCACATGGTGGCTGAAGAACTGGGGTATCCCATGATAAATTTTACTTTCCGTACACTCAGCGAAGAGAAGGGCATAGAGTTCTGGACATTCTGCAGAATGGCAGAGGAGAGTGATGAGTTCGACCTTGAAGTGGACCGGCGGCAGGTTGAGATGGCCTTGGCCCAGCCGAATTGTGTATTGGGCAGCCGGTTGGCCATCTGGATGCTCAAGGAGGCGGACTTGAAGATCTACCTCACTGCAAGTTCACTCGAGCGGGCCCGCAGGATTACCCAACGGGAGGGAGGCTCCCTTGAAGAGCGCCTCGAACAGACAAGGCGTCGTGACGCCAACGACAGTGCACGGTACAAGCGGCTGTACGACATCGACAACAGCGACACATCGTTTGCGGACATGGTGATCGATACCTCCGCATTGGAAGCCGAGGAAGTTGCCCGGCTCATCATCAAGGAGGCCAGGGCCCGTGAAGCACGCTAG
- a CDS encoding YicC/YloC family endoribonuclease — protein sequence MKSMTGYGYSESVGEQFQLAVELKSYNNRYLDINHNIPYMLAPYEMEIDKYIAKVASRGHVEVNIRVKNLSSDVALHVDEQAVKNYTQAFATIAALSGKALKPQLADYLGSEGVLVSLKGNDSERYRLVLFQTLETALSQFNESKLREGESTKRDLARLGGIVNDGLQVVKSHANELEQMVKDTLRARFNEMLGDQNYDENRILQEVAVMLVKYSVHEEIKRLGVHLKEYFSLLEKEEPVGKRLDFLCQEMNREINTIGSKSQMVELNIQVVKMKDGLENIREQIRNIE from the coding sequence ATGAAGAGCATGACCGGGTACGGTTACAGTGAATCCGTAGGCGAGCAGTTCCAGCTTGCCGTGGAGCTGAAGTCGTACAACAATCGTTACTTGGATATCAATCACAATATTCCATACATGCTTGCCCCCTATGAGATGGAAATCGACAAATACATCGCCAAGGTCGCCAGTAGGGGCCATGTGGAAGTCAACATCCGTGTCAAGAACCTGTCAAGCGATGTAGCGTTGCACGTGGATGAGCAGGCGGTGAAGAACTACACCCAAGCCTTTGCAACGATTGCCGCTCTCTCGGGCAAGGCTCTCAAACCCCAACTTGCCGATTACCTGGGCAGCGAGGGAGTGCTGGTAAGTTTGAAGGGCAACGACAGCGAACGGTATCGCCTGGTTCTCTTTCAAACACTCGAGACTGCCTTATCTCAGTTCAATGAGAGCAAGCTGCGGGAGGGTGAGTCCACCAAGCGTGATCTCGCCCGGTTGGGAGGCATCGTCAACGACGGTCTTCAAGTGGTCAAGAGCCATGCGAATGAGTTGGAGCAGATGGTCAAGGATACCTTGCGTGCTCGGTTCAACGAGATGCTGGGCGACCAGAACTATGACGAGAACAGGATTCTGCAGGAAGTGGCGGTCATGCTTGTAAAGTATTCGGTGCATGAGGAGATCAAGCGCCTGGGGGTACACTTGAAGGAGTACTTCTCGTTGCTTGAAAAAGAAGAACCGGTAGGCAAGCGCCTTGACTTTCTCTGTCAGGAGATGAATAGGGAGATCAATACCATCGGCAGCAAGAGCCAGATGGTTGAACTGAACATCCAGGTGGTCAAGATGAAGGACGGCCTGGAGAATATTCGCGAACAAATTCGGAACATTGAGTAA
- a CDS encoding glutamate ligase domain-containing protein, producing MDLHAQHCYLVGMKGTGMASLAVLLARMGCRVRGCDRDEVFFTDAILDQERLICDIGFSENLLESDTSLVIYSSAYPLDTPVLQAAKKRNLPLYSYPAFIAELTSLQDSYAVAGTHGKTTTCSVASHLLREASDSDFPFYAVYGSSQTGGQYFPYYGSECALFEACEYQDHFLGYDLRAVLVTSIEFDHPDYFRSLEDVKRSFEALIDRLKGGGIFIYCADDEGACGLSEYVATHRRDLTVLAYGFSAPPPFRIMQNGPDLYTLALLQDRPFVVRAKAKALVCDHIGALVLSLAMLLDRPKPRLYMQDQSLITDEILPTLAASLSRHLSSYTACTGRTEVLLQQDGVVYIDDYAHHPTEIRTSLDELHQRYPDHKVLVIFCPHTASRTLAFSHEFARALSRCDALIVQATYASARGDGPSGMDPAEVLACQASCISSYAKDDYTAMSLASLWLQERWLCITMGAGNNRSLCERIARQRRSLS from the coding sequence ATGGACTTGCATGCACAGCATTGTTATCTGGTAGGAATGAAGGGCACAGGTATGGCCAGTCTTGCAGTCCTGCTCGCCCGCATGGGTTGCCGTGTACGAGGTTGCGACCGCGATGAAGTATTTTTCACCGATGCCATACTGGACCAGGAGCGCCTGATATGTGACATCGGATTCTCTGAGAATCTGTTGGAAAGCGACACCTCCCTGGTTATTTACAGCAGTGCCTATCCGCTTGACACCCCCGTTCTCCAAGCCGCAAAGAAAAGAAACCTTCCTCTGTATTCGTATCCGGCTTTCATAGCGGAACTCACCAGCCTTCAAGACAGTTATGCTGTTGCGGGCACCCATGGGAAAACCACCACATGTTCGGTTGCGTCCCATCTATTGAGGGAGGCCTCGGATTCTGATTTTCCTTTCTATGCAGTCTACGGTTCATCACAAACCGGCGGGCAGTACTTTCCTTATTACGGCAGCGAATGCGCGCTTTTTGAGGCTTGCGAGTATCAAGACCACTTCCTTGGTTATGATCTGAGGGCGGTTTTGGTGACATCCATTGAATTTGACCATCCTGACTACTTCCGTTCGTTGGAGGACGTCAAGCGTAGTTTCGAGGCTCTGATCGATAGGCTCAAAGGAGGGGGAATTTTCATCTACTGTGCAGATGATGAGGGAGCTTGCGGCCTGTCAGAGTATGTCGCAACCCATCGAAGGGACCTGACCGTTCTTGCCTATGGTTTTTCAGCCCCTCCTCCATTTCGGATCATGCAAAACGGGCCGGACCTGTATACGCTTGCTCTCCTACAGGACCGTCCCTTTGTTGTCAGGGCCAAGGCAAAAGCGCTGGTATGCGATCATATCGGGGCTCTGGTCCTTTCTCTTGCCATGCTGCTCGACCGTCCTAAGCCCAGGCTCTACATGCAGGACCAGAGCCTTATCACCGATGAGATACTGCCGACCTTGGCGGCAAGCCTTTCACGCCATCTGAGCTCCTACACCGCCTGCACCGGCAGAACCGAAGTGCTATTGCAGCAGGATGGGGTGGTCTACATCGACGATTACGCCCATCACCCTACGGAAATCCGAACCTCCTTGGATGAGCTTCACCAACGCTATCCCGACCATAAGGTCCTGGTGATCTTCTGCCCTCATACCGCAAGCCGGACGCTTGCTTTTTCACATGAGTTTGCACGGGCGTTGTCTCGGTGCGATGCCCTCATTGTGCAGGCTACGTATGCCTCGGCTCGAGGTGATGGTCCATCGGGCATGGACCCCGCCGAGGTTCTCGCCTGCCAGGCGTCCTGTATAAGTTCCTACGCAAAAGACGACTATACAGCCATGAGCCTAGCCTCCCTCTGGTTGCAAGAGCGGTGGTTGTGTATTACGATGGGTGCGGGCAATAACCGCAGCCTGTGCGAGCGTATCGCCCGTCAGAGAAGGAGTCTTTCATGA
- a CDS encoding Mur ligase family protein, producing MKTLASLLEVIGIEDSMQSESIQIQTISQHSKQCTPNSVFFAFNGLRTDGNLFIQEAINQGAVCIISGQDLSRLPLPSHILWYQVEKPHTAFARMCSALYDRPQDNLGIIGVSGTDGKSTTCDYLYQLLWMNGVKAGLLTTVSMDDGSGKVDSPYRQSTPEPDQLHAFLHRCVQNNVKKVVLECTSHALSNTFDRLAGIEFEAAIVTKVTSEHLEFHHSLEEYTQAKVNLVRSLKDGGLFLTSTDNAKLEAFTTALRPTTHALILGKDIPLRIESLGYQGVVVDVSGQRIQTPLLLPSLATNALLAVFCASHLTGLETKTLLPLIKSLKPVKGRMHLIENSLGLRVIIDFAHTADAYEGIFFFAKRTCEGGDLIAVFGCAGERDTSKRSPMGRIANKYCSTIILTEEDPRREGNQAIFSDLRFLMDNPSCRVWEIESRREAIRKAVSIAQSGDTLLFLGKGHEKTIERMDEKISWDEVEEVREALRLAQEKQP from the coding sequence ATGAAAACCCTTGCGAGCCTATTGGAAGTCATCGGCATCGAAGACTCGATGCAAAGCGAATCCATACAAATCCAAACCATAAGCCAACACTCAAAGCAATGTACTCCGAACTCCGTGTTTTTCGCCTTCAACGGTCTACGCACCGATGGGAATCTTTTTATCCAAGAGGCGATCAATCAAGGAGCTGTCTGCATCATCAGCGGGCAGGACCTCTCTCGTCTGCCGCTTCCATCCCACATCCTGTGGTACCAAGTCGAGAAACCCCACACGGCATTCGCCCGGATGTGTTCAGCCCTGTATGACCGGCCGCAGGACAATCTGGGAATCATCGGGGTAAGCGGCACCGACGGCAAGAGCACCACATGCGACTATCTCTACCAGCTTCTTTGGATGAACGGGGTGAAAGCAGGATTGCTCACCACCGTAAGCATGGACGACGGATCGGGCAAGGTCGACTCTCCTTATCGACAAAGCACTCCCGAACCCGACCAATTGCATGCCTTCTTGCATCGCTGCGTACAGAACAACGTAAAAAAGGTTGTTTTGGAATGTACCAGCCATGCCTTGAGCAACACATTCGACCGGTTGGCGGGCATCGAGTTCGAAGCCGCCATCGTCACCAAGGTAACCAGCGAGCATCTGGAGTTCCACCACAGTCTTGAGGAGTACACCCAGGCGAAGGTCAATCTGGTTCGATCGCTGAAGGATGGAGGCTTATTTCTCACCAGTACAGACAATGCCAAACTAGAAGCTTTCACCACTGCACTCCGGCCCACCACACATGCGCTCATACTGGGCAAGGACATACCCCTTCGCATCGAGTCCTTGGGCTATCAGGGGGTGGTGGTCGATGTATCGGGCCAACGCATACAGACGCCCCTGTTGCTTCCCAGTCTTGCAACAAACGCCCTTCTGGCTGTCTTTTGTGCAAGTCATCTGACAGGGCTCGAGACCAAGACCCTGCTTCCCCTGATCAAGTCGCTGAAGCCGGTGAAAGGAAGAATGCATCTCATCGAAAATTCCCTGGGTTTGAGGGTCATCATAGACTTCGCCCATACCGCCGATGCCTACGAAGGAATTTTCTTTTTTGCCAAACGGACGTGTGAGGGCGGAGACCTTATTGCAGTCTTCGGTTGCGCCGGCGAGAGGGATACCTCCAAGCGCTCGCCGATGGGCAGGATTGCAAACAAGTATTGCTCGACCATCATCCTTACCGAGGAGGATCCGCGCAGGGAAGGCAACCAGGCAATCTTCTCCGACTTGCGCTTTCTCATGGACAATCCAAGCTGCAGGGTGTGGGAAATTGAGAGCCGGAGGGAAGCGATCCGAAAGGCCGTTTCAATCGCCCAGAGCGGCGACACCCTGCTCTTCTTGGGGAAAGGTCATGAGAAAACCATCGAGCGAATGGATGAGAAAATCAGCTGGGACGAAGTAGAGGAAGTCAGGGAGGCACTGCGCCTCGCACAGGAGAAGCAACCATGA
- a CDS encoding D-alanine--D-alanine ligase, whose product MTIALVYGGRSTEHEVSISSAKAMHQALKQAGFSVLLIAITLEGRWYVQHGEVSKHISTDKSIHAVPGLGLFVDDVKLPIDAVFATTHGYGGEDGNLQGLCMLCKLPLCGCDTVSSALGMHKHLASSLFANEHIPTVPTLLVTKEVLQQGSFDQIYAQARSSFGSDLFVKPENSGSSVGVSALKNCEIAAFGRAVELAGCYSERVLVQPLIHPLMEVETAVLRTQDNDLLVAGPGLVVDPGKEHVGFLSYEHKYGQIDTAHLRIPSGLDAETEETIREYARKAFLAIKGDGYARVDFFVCGTRIYLNEINTSPGMTETSHYPALMAGIGYDLSQVCRHLVADALKRSKEERQRIYTPPSP is encoded by the coding sequence ATGACCATCGCCCTTGTCTATGGAGGAAGGTCAACCGAACATGAGGTTTCCATCTCCAGCGCCAAAGCGATGCATCAAGCCCTCAAACAGGCAGGCTTCTCGGTCCTTCTCATCGCAATCACCCTCGAGGGGCGTTGGTATGTGCAGCATGGAGAGGTCAGCAAACACATTTCAACCGACAAGAGCATTCATGCAGTACCCGGCCTTGGTCTGTTTGTGGATGATGTCAAGCTGCCTATAGACGCGGTATTCGCCACCACCCACGGCTATGGGGGTGAGGACGGCAACCTGCAGGGGCTTTGCATGCTCTGCAAGCTCCCTCTTTGCGGGTGCGATACCGTCTCCAGCGCATTGGGAATGCATAAGCACCTGGCTTCCAGCCTGTTTGCAAACGAACATATTCCTACGGTCCCTACCTTGCTTGTGACTAAAGAGGTACTGCAGCAGGGCAGTTTCGACCAGATATATGCACAAGCTCGCAGTTCTTTTGGGTCCGACCTGTTCGTAAAACCCGAGAACAGCGGATCATCGGTCGGCGTCAGTGCCTTGAAGAACTGTGAAATCGCAGCGTTTGGGCGTGCCGTTGAACTGGCAGGCTGCTACAGCGAACGGGTGTTGGTGCAACCACTCATCCATCCCCTGATGGAGGTCGAAACAGCTGTGCTGAGAACACAGGACAACGACTTGCTCGTCGCCGGACCCGGTTTGGTGGTGGATCCCGGCAAGGAACATGTCGGGTTTCTCAGTTATGAGCATAAATACGGGCAGATCGATACCGCACATTTGAGAATACCCAGCGGCTTGGATGCAGAAACTGAAGAGACCATCAGAGAGTATGCACGCAAAGCCTTCCTTGCCATAAAGGGCGACGGGTATGCCCGCGTAGATTTCTTTGTGTGCGGCACCCGGATATACCTCAATGAGATCAACACATCACCGGGCATGACCGAAACAAGCCATTACCCCGCCCTGATGGCCGGTATAGGGTATGACCTTTCGCAGGTCTGCAGACATTTGGTTGCCGATGCTCTGAAGCGAAGCAAAGAGGAACGGCAACGAATCTACACACCCCCTTCTCCGTAA
- the dinB gene encoding DNA polymerase IV translates to METVIFHVDMDAFYAAIEVLDNPSYQDKCLLIGGLGKRSVVATASYAARAYGVHSAMPMVQALRLCPQAIVVKPRMERYSQMSKQVMEILKSFSSDVQQISIDEAFLDMSGTFRLFGLPREAGKLLKEKVKSQTGLTISVGIGPSRFIAKMASDFNKPDGLCRVSVGKEIAFIDAVGLKKLWGVGKVTQQLLAKHHITTTQELRTYSEQTLQTLFGRSMGHFLYLACRGIDPGIFKEEAKSHSISTETTFIEDVTTSQVLEQTLLWMSHEIMFRSLEEKQMGRTVGLKLRFPDFTTLTVQITPQSTIYSAEQIFQFAKMLLLQKWSEGKPVRLIGLGLHQLYSGDRPLQEELFEDPFEKKRKLEQVVLKLQKEGKQVIKATNLERRNELEDNSSRSQE, encoded by the coding sequence ATGGAAACCGTAATTTTTCATGTGGACATGGATGCGTTCTATGCAGCGATTGAAGTATTGGACAACCCATCATACCAAGACAAGTGCCTGCTTATCGGGGGGCTCGGCAAACGGTCGGTGGTAGCTACGGCCAGCTATGCAGCCCGGGCGTACGGGGTGCACTCGGCGATGCCCATGGTCCAAGCCCTGCGGCTATGCCCTCAGGCCATCGTGGTGAAACCCCGCATGGAGCGGTACAGCCAGATGAGCAAGCAGGTGATGGAAATCCTGAAATCATTTTCCAGTGATGTCCAGCAGATTTCCATCGATGAGGCATTCTTGGATATGAGTGGAACCTTTCGTCTCTTCGGGCTTCCAAGGGAAGCGGGAAAGCTCCTCAAGGAGAAGGTAAAAAGCCAGACGGGCCTGACCATATCCGTAGGAATAGGACCAAGCAGATTCATCGCTAAAATGGCCAGTGATTTCAACAAACCCGACGGACTGTGCAGGGTTTCGGTCGGCAAGGAGATAGCATTCATCGATGCTGTCGGACTGAAGAAACTGTGGGGTGTGGGCAAGGTAACCCAACAACTTCTGGCAAAGCATCACATTACCACCACACAAGAGCTGAGAACCTACAGCGAACAAACCCTGCAGACATTGTTCGGGCGCAGCATGGGACATTTTCTCTACCTTGCCTGTCGCGGCATAGACCCGGGAATTTTCAAGGAGGAGGCGAAAAGCCACTCCATCTCCACCGAAACAACTTTCATCGAGGATGTCACCACTTCCCAGGTTCTCGAGCAGACGCTCTTGTGGATGAGCCACGAAATCATGTTCCGTTCGCTTGAGGAGAAACAGATGGGCCGTACGGTCGGTTTGAAACTGCGGTTTCCCGACTTCACCACATTGACGGTACAGATAACACCGCAATCGACCATCTACAGCGCCGAGCAGATTTTCCAGTTTGCGAAAATGCTGTTGTTGCAGAAATGGAGTGAAGGCAAGCCGGTGCGCCTCATAGGCCTTGGGCTCCATCAGCTGTACAGCGGTGATCGTCCGTTGCAGGAAGAGCTTTTCGAGGATCCTTTTGAGAAGAAAAGAAAATTGGAACAAGTGGTATTGAAGCTGCAGAAAGAGGGGAAACAAGTGATCAAGGCAACCAATCTGGAACGCAGGAACGAGCTGGAAGACAATTCCTCCAGGTCACAAGAGTAA